A segment of the Bartonella henselae str. Houston-1 genome:
CTGTTGTTGCTGGAGCAGGATCAAATAGCACAAGTGAGGCTGTAGAGCTTGCAAAGCATGCAGAGAAAGCAGGTGCAGATGCAGTTTTAGTTGTTACGCCTTATTATAACAGACCTAATCAGAGGGGATTATACACACATTTTTCTTCCATTGCAAAAGCAATTTCTATCCCGATTATAATTTATAATATCCCCAGTCGTTCTGTGATTGATATGGCAGTGGAGACGATGAGAGACCTTTGTCGTGATTTTAAAAATATCATTGGTGTAAAGGATGCAACCGGTAAAATTGAGCGTGCCAGTGAACAACGTGAAAAGTGTGGTAAAGATTTTGTACAGCTTTCTGGTGATGATTGTACAGCATTGGGTTTTAATGCACATGGGGGTGTAGGGTGTATTTCGGTTTCGTCCAATGTTGCTCCAAAGCTTTGTGCACAGCTTCATGCTGCTTGTTTATGTAGTGATTATAAAACAGCCCTCAAATTAAATGATCTTCTGATGCCTCTCAATCGTGCGGTGTTTATTGAACCAAGTCCTGCTGGTATTAAATATGCCGCTGCAAAATTAGGGCTTTGTGGCACTATTGTTCGCTCGCCGATTGTTCCGCTTTCGGATACCACAAAGAAGATTATTGATGAAGCTTTATACCATGCGGGTTTGCTTAAAGAATGAAGTGATATACTGTACATGAACAAAAAAAAGAACGCGCCAGTACGAAAAATAATTGCGGATAATCGTAAAGCCCGTTTTAATTATGAAATTCTCGATAACCTTGAGGCCGGTCTGGTACTTCAGGGAGCGGAAGTGAAGTCTTTGCGTTCCAATCATGCGAATATTGCTGAAAGTTATGCCAGCTTTGAAAATGGGGAATTATGGTTAGTGAACAGTTATATTCCTGAATATACGCAGGCTAATCGTTTTAACCATGAACCGCGTCGTTTGCGGAAATTATTAATTTCAAAACGTGAAATGGCGCGTTTTTTTAATGCAACTTCTCGTGAAGGAATGACACTTGTTCCCCTTAAACTTTATTTTAATGAACGAGGGCGCGCTAAGTTAGAGATTGCTTTGGCACGTGGAAAGAAGCTGCATGATAAGCGTGAAACGGAAAAAAAACGTGATTGGGGGCGTGAAAAAGCACGACTTTTAAAAAGATATGGATGATAGGATTTGTTTGTCTGTCCTTATTTATAATGCTTCTAAGGAGATTTCAGCTTTGATCAAGATATGTTTTTGCTGCTTCGAAAATCTGATGAAACATAGCATCCGTTAAGCGACCAGTGTTAGTATTATAGCGTGAACAGTGATAACTTGAGAAGATGCGTAATCTGCCGATGTTGTTTATTTGTCCATGTCCAAAGGGATGAGCTAAAACTTTTGCATTGAGGGCACGGAGTGTTGAATGATGTGCAATGGTGCCGAGGGTGATAACAGCTTTAAGTTTGGGAAGATTTGTTAAAAGAGGTGAAAAGAAATATCGGCAAGTGTTAATTTCTGCACCAGTAGGTTTATTTTCTGGGGGAACACAACGAACTGAATTAACAATTGCTGCATCAATCAGTTCAAGGGTGTCATCAGCTCTTTCTTCAAACGTCCC
Coding sequences within it:
- the smpB gene encoding SsrA-binding protein SmpB, with amino-acid sequence MNKKKNAPVRKIIADNRKARFNYEILDNLEAGLVLQGAEVKSLRSNHANIAESYASFENGELWLVNSYIPEYTQANRFNHEPRRLRKLLISKREMARFFNATSREGMTLVPLKLYFNERGRAKLEIALARGKKLHDKRETEKKRDWGREKARLLKRYG
- the dapA gene encoding 4-hydroxy-tetrahydrodipicolinate synthase, which produces MLKGAVTALITPFDDNGAIDEKAFCNFVEWQITQGINGVSPVGTTGESPTLTHEEHKRIIELCVEQVAKRVPVVAGAGSNSTSEAVELAKHAEKAGADAVLVVTPYYNRPNQRGLYTHFSSIAKAISIPIIIYNIPSRSVIDMAVETMRDLCRDFKNIIGVKDATGKIERASEQREKCGKDFVQLSGDDCTALGFNAHGGVGCISVSSNVAPKLCAQLHAACLCSDYKTALKLNDLLMPLNRAVFIEPSPAGIKYAAAKLGLCGTIVRSPIVPLSDTTKKIIDEALYHAGLLKE
- a CDS encoding uracil-DNA glycosylase, translated to MNSQLKSLCPEPPQNCDLCPRLHKFISDWRIKEPSWYNAPVRPFFPYKGADTTRLLIVGLAPGLRGANRTGRPFTGDYAGHLLYSTLKKFGFAQGTFEERADDTLELIDAAIVNSVRCVPPENKPTGAEINTCRYFFSPLLTNLPKLKAVITLGTIAHHSTLRALNAKVLAHPFGHGQINNIGRLRIFSSYHCSRYNTNTGRLTDAMFHQIFEAAKTYLDQS